In the Streptosporangiales bacterium genome, GGTCATCGGCGAGCCCTCTGCCCAGTCCGTGTCGAACGTGACACCCCAGTAGCGACGGGTGAACGCCGGGTCGGTCAACGCCTGCCAGAGCCGCTCCGGCGTGGTCGTGATGTAGGTGGTGTAGACGAACTCGTTGCTGGCCATGTGCTCCTGCTCCAATGCGGTCTTCAGGTCGTCGAGCGCGTTCGCCCGCGCCCGGTCGTACCGGCTGATCCACCGTTCGGCGATGGCGTTGATCGGCGCGGCGTTGAGGTGGTGCAGCTTCTCCCGGCCGCGCCACCGCGTGGTCACCACGCCGGCCGCCTCGAGCACCGCGAGGTGCTTGCTGACCGACTGCCGTGCCATGTCGAGTCCGACGCACAGGTCCCGCAGGGTCTGCCCGTTGCGGCCGTTGAGGCTGTCGAGCAGCCGGCGCCGGCTCGGGTCGGCGAGCGCCTTGAACACCGCGTCCATCCGCCCTCCAAACATGCAGCCGTTCAGTTGCCTTTTACGATAGGCATCCGAACGGCTGCATGTCAACAGGAGCGTCAGGCAACCTGGAGCTGACCGCGCTCGTGGGCCAGCAGGTAACGCTTGCGGTCGAGGCCGCCGCCGTACCCGGTGAGGTCGCCGGTCGACCCGATCACGCGGTGGCAGGGCACGATGATGCCGATCGGGTTGCGCCCGTTGGCGAGACCCACGGCTCGCGCCGCCGACGGCCGGCCGAGGCGGTCGGCGAGCTCGCCGTAGGTCACGGTCGTGCCGTACGGGATCTCGCGCAGCGCCGCCCACACCGCGAGCTGGAACGGCGTGCCGGCGGGCGCGAGCGGGAGGTCGAACGTGGTCAGCGTGCCCGCGAAGTACGCGTCGAGCTGCTCGACCACCGCGGGGAGCGCGGTGTCGTCGCGCTCGCCGAACGTCGCCTCGTCGGGCAGGTGGCGCTGGGCGTCCATGTAGAGGCCGGCGAGCCCATCGTCGGCGGCGACGAGGGTGAGCGGGCCGACCGGGCTCTCGGTCACGGTGTGCGTGCGGTGTCCGGTGCGGACGGAAGCGGGCATGGTGCTCCTTGTCGGGATGGTCGTGGCGTCAGGCGGGCAGGCGGTTGATGGCGTGGTCGCCGGTCGCCCACAGGTACTGCACGGCGTACGCACGCCACGGCCGCCACGCGAGCGAGTGGGCATCGAGCGCAGCCGGAGCCGTCGGCAGGCCGAGCTCCTCCACCGCCAGCCGGACGCCGAGGTCGGTCGCGGGGAACGCATCGGGGTCGCCGAGCGCGCGCATCGCGATGCTCTCGACCGTCCACGGACCCACGCCGGGCAGTGCCGCGAGCCGCCGCCGCGCCTCGTGCCAGTCGCTCCCCGACCCCAGGTCGATGGCACCGGCCGCAAGCGCGTCGACGACCGCGCGGAACGTCGTGCGCCTGCTGCGCGGCATCGCGAGCGACTCGGGATCGACCTCGGCGAGGGCCGCGGGCTCGGGGAACACGTGGGTGAGTCCGCCGTCGCGGTCGTCGACCGGCGTGCCGTACGCCTCGACGAGACGGCCGGCGAGGGTGCGAGCCGCGGCGGTCGACACCTGCTGGCCGAGCACGGCGCGTACCGCGAACTCGGCGCCGTCGACGGTGCGGGGCACCCGGCGCCCCGGGTTCTTGTCCACGAGCGGCGTGAGGACGGGATCGTCGCGCAGCAGCGCGTCGACGGCGACGGGATCGGCGTCGAGGTCGAGCAGCCACCGGCACCTGCTGATCGCGATGGACAGGTCGCGCAGGTCCGCGAGCGTCAGCCGGCAGACGACGTGCTCGGGATGCGGTTGCAGGCTCACGATGCCGGTGCCGTGGGGGAGCCGCATCGTGCGCCGGTACGCGCCGTCGCGCCACTCCTCGACCCCGGGCACCGCGGTCGCCGCGAGGTGACCGAACAGGTTGTCGGGACACAGCGGCGCACGGAACGGGAGACGGAGCGAGAGGGTGCCGGGCGCCGCGTTCGGCCTGCCGGCGGCGACCCGGGCGCGCAGTTCGGTGGGGGAGAGCCCGAACACCGCACGAATGGTGTCGTTGAACGTCCGGATGCTCGAGAAGCCGGCGGCGAACGCCACGTCGCCCATCGCCAACGTGCTCGTCTCGACGAGGAGCCTCGCGGTCTGCGCACGCTGCGCCCGTGCCAGGGCGAGCGGGCCCGCGCCGAGCTCGGCCCGCAGCTGCCGCTCGACCTGGCGCGTGCTGTAACCGAGCCGGGTCGCGAGGCCGGGCACGCCGTCCCTGTCGACCACGCCGTCGGCGATGAGGCGCATCGCCCGCGCCACCAGGTCGGCACGCTCGTTCCACCTGGGCGAACCGGGGCTCGCGTCCGGCCGGCACCGCTTGCACGCGCGGAACCCCGCCAGCTGCGCGGCGGCCGCGCTCGGGTAGAACCGCATGTTCTCGGGCTTGGGCGGGACGACCGGGCAGCTCGGCCGGCAGTAGATCCCGGTCGTGACCACGGCGGTGAAGAACCACCCGTCGAACCGGGCGTCCTTCGACTGGACGGCTCGGACGCAACGTTCCACATCGGTATGCACGTGGCAAGCATCGCCTCTGGTCATGGCGATGGTCTAGCGAGAATTCGACAGCTACCCCCGATCGAGGACGATGTCGGATTATCGCGGATCGGGTGGCCGACCCAACCGCCACGCCCTTAACGCAGGAGGCTCACGGTCTCGGCCAGGAGGTCGCACTGACCGCGCCAGTCGCCGTCGGCGAAGCCCATCACGAGATGGGTCGCTCCCGCGGCCCGGAACTCGGCCATTCGACCGGCGGCTTCGTGCGGACCGCCGGTGATCGGCACCTCGT is a window encoding:
- a CDS encoding methylated-DNA--[protein]-cysteine S-methyltransferase — encoded protein: MPASVRTGHRTHTVTESPVGPLTLVAADDGLAGLYMDAQRHLPDEATFGERDDTALPAVVEQLDAYFAGTLTTFDLPLAPAGTPFQLAVWAALREIPYGTTVTYGELADRLGRPSAARAVGLANGRNPIGIIVPCHRVIGSTGDLTGYGGGLDRKRYLLAHERGQLQVA
- a CDS encoding metalloregulator ArsR/SmtB family transcription factor codes for the protein MDAVFKALADPSRRRLLDSLNGRNGQTLRDLCVGLDMARQSVSKHLAVLEAAGVVTTRWRGREKLHHLNAAPINAIAERWISRYDRARANALDDLKTALEQEHMASNEFVYTTYITTTPERLWQALTDPAFTRRYWGVTFDTDWAEGSPMTWHEQDVTTADPEQVVLESVPGRRLSYTWHTITPEFAKTHGIDDEVFTALAEETRSKVTFEIEPVDDLVKLTVVHDGFPPDSTMRTMVSEGWPRLVSDLKTLLETDDLVPAPVGT
- a CDS encoding helix-turn-helix domain-containing protein, with product MHTDVERCVRAVQSKDARFDGWFFTAVVTTGIYCRPSCPVVPPKPENMRFYPSAAAAQLAGFRACKRCRPDASPGSPRWNERADLVARAMRLIADGVVDRDGVPGLATRLGYSTRQVERQLRAELGAGPLALARAQRAQTARLLVETSTLAMGDVAFAAGFSSIRTFNDTIRAVFGLSPTELRARVAAGRPNAAPGTLSLRLPFRAPLCPDNLFGHLAATAVPGVEEWRDGAYRRTMRLPHGTGIVSLQPHPEHVVCRLTLADLRDLSIAISRCRWLLDLDADPVAVDALLRDDPVLTPLVDKNPGRRVPRTVDGAEFAVRAVLGQQVSTAAARTLAGRLVEAYGTPVDDRDGGLTHVFPEPAALAEVDPESLAMPRSRRTTFRAVVDALAAGAIDLGSGSDWHEARRRLAALPGVGPWTVESIAMRALGDPDAFPATDLGVRLAVEELGLPTAPAALDAHSLAWRPWRAYAVQYLWATGDHAINRLPA